From uncultured Fusobacterium sp., the proteins below share one genomic window:
- a CDS encoding energy-coupling factor transporter transmembrane protein EcfT, translated as MLKLNTAYKGLTLFLISLILSFEYNYYFNFGIFLVMILLMLVNKVSIKKIILAFLPAIFLAVGVFFTGFLHSGEGTDVTSLTKIVVVIGDIETGMQLAMRIMAFASIGLFFVFTTDPRLFILSLNQQFKLPRNFAYGILAAYSFIPIVKQEYQNMRFAYRARGVEKNIFMLPMLVTAVRSSESIAMAMESKGFNSRGNRSEYIKLSVSIWDYITLIVCTLIILVGTIIF; from the coding sequence ATGTTAAAATTAAACACTGCTTACAAGGGATTAACACTATTTTTAATCTCCTTGATACTCTCTTTTGAGTATAATTATTATTTTAACTTTGGAATTTTTCTAGTTATGATTTTATTGATGTTAGTTAATAAAGTTAGTATAAAAAAGATAATTTTAGCTTTTTTACCAGCTATATTTTTAGCAGTGGGGGTATTTTTTACAGGCTTTCTACATAGTGGTGAAGGTACAGATGTAACCTCTCTTACTAAAATAGTTGTTGTTATAGGAGATATTGAAACAGGAATGCAGCTAGCAATGAGAATAATGGCTTTTGCTAGTATCGGTTTATTTTTTGTATTTACAACAGATCCTAGATTATTTATTTTAAGTTTAAATCAACAATTTAAACTGCCAAGAAACTTTGCTTATGGAATATTAGCAGCATATAGTTTTATTCCAATTGTTAAGCAAGAGTATCAAAATATGAGATTTGCATATAGAGCAAGGGGAGTTGAAAAAAATATTTTTATGCTTCCAATGCTTGTAACAGCAGTAAGATCATCTGAAAGTATAGCGATGGCTATGGAATCAAAGGGATTTAATTCAAGAGGAAATAGAAGTGAATACATAAAATTAAGTGTGAGTATTTGGGATTATATAACTCTTATTGTGTGTACTTTAATTATTTTAGTAGGAACAATTATTTTCTAA
- a CDS encoding recombinase family protein, giving the protein MDYKIAVMYTRVSTNMQDERGSKDTQKKLIKDFAFSNNYSIIAEFSDTDHGDKTDRDGIVSLKEYLRGNPSVKYVLVSHSDRFTRDFQAGMRDLFFLDDLGIKLISIKEGEIQASGTWDSIPSILRLIGAQEDKKKIVAKVIDAAYEYCQTNRYLGGSLLPWFKLETGYINGKKCKIIVKNEETWEFYRAVFIDIIRTRSIVTTAKKYSLNPVTVAQWLRKPEIHGYRTYGKKGKIDKCHNKGYRKNYFTSETPILPALLDEEEYSSILDIRNHNRGKYRKNIKVYLYSNNLRCSCGGRLEGEKIKGKSGNYFYYYKCHLCKKRLPVTKTEKAISDAILQDKSLKMLNDCEFRLADLYSEIDELKIVLEKYTASEKRILTLVAEGLTSVEVSRETLSKLKKEKEQVIKNINNKMAVISEEEKKEVSEDNIRLLQELMLFQDTDDDEYREKLKEIINLIVRKVIFTSFNDIKIYF; this is encoded by the coding sequence ATGGACTATAAAATAGCTGTTATGTACACTAGAGTTTCTACTAATATGCAGGATGAACGTGGCTCTAAAGATACTCAAAAGAAACTCATTAAAGATTTTGCTTTCAGTAATAATTACAGTATTATTGCTGAGTTTAGCGATACTGATCATGGAGATAAAACAGATAGAGATGGAATAGTCTCCCTCAAGGAATACTTGAGGGGGAATCCCTCTGTTAAATATGTCTTAGTTTCCCATTCTGATAGATTTACTAGAGATTTCCAAGCAGGTATGAGAGATTTATTCTTTCTTGATGATCTTGGAATAAAGCTTATATCTATCAAAGAAGGAGAAATACAAGCTAGTGGAACTTGGGATTCTATTCCATCCATTCTTAGATTAATTGGAGCTCAAGAAGATAAGAAAAAAATAGTGGCTAAAGTTATTGATGCCGCCTATGAGTATTGTCAAACTAATAGATATCTTGGTGGAAGTTTATTACCTTGGTTTAAACTTGAAACTGGATATATCAATGGTAAGAAATGTAAAATAATAGTTAAAAATGAAGAGACTTGGGAGTTTTATAGAGCTGTCTTTATAGATATAATAAGAACTCGTTCAATAGTTACAACTGCTAAAAAATATTCATTAAATCCTGTCACTGTTGCTCAATGGCTTAGAAAACCTGAAATTCATGGTTATAGAACCTATGGTAAAAAAGGAAAAATTGATAAATGCCATAATAAAGGATACAGAAAAAATTATTTTACCTCTGAAACTCCTATACTACCTGCTCTATTAGATGAAGAAGAATATTCTTCTATCTTGGATATTCGTAATCACAATAGAGGAAAGTATAGAAAAAATATTAAAGTTTATCTGTACTCAAATAATTTGAGATGCAGTTGTGGTGGAAGACTTGAAGGGGAAAAAATAAAAGGAAAATCAGGAAATTATTTCTATTACTATAAATGTCATTTGTGTAAAAAAAGACTTCCTGTAACTAAGACAGAAAAAGCTATTTCTGATGCTATTCTACAAGATAAAAGCCTTAAAATGCTAAATGATTGTGAGTTTAGGTTAGCTGACTTATATTCCGAAATAGATGAATTAAAAATTGTATTAGAAAAATATACTGCTTCAGAAAAAAGAATTTTAACTCTCGTTGCTGAAGGACTTACTTCTGTTGAAGTTTCAAGAGAAACTTTAAGTAAACTAAAGAAAGAAAAAGAACAAGTTATAAAAAATATCAATAATAAAATGGCTGTTATTTCTGAAGAAGAGAAAAAAGAAGTTTCAGAAGATAATATAAGATTATTACAAGAACTAATGCTATTCCAAGATACAGATGATGATGAATATAGAGAAAAGTTAAAAGAAATTATAAATTTGATAGTCAGAAAAGTTATCTTTACTTCATTTAATGATATCAAGATATATTTTTAA
- a CDS encoding BREX system Lon protease-like protein BrxL — protein sequence MNDTIMKALQELTPEEIRGLFAEAIEVASSKKQKRAFSFEIKDRSVADINEPCLTYEDIKDLRFKDDCCTIKRNLSLFVKEITSNSNSCIEVIVPLKEKSIEGKIFFNRKDLNSFIRKYEGCTILCSANISFSPALNCYSFSNITVYTYLEPLKQWSKFLSGKSLSERINLVLEVLGLNPEVLLYHEKIIGIARLLPLVVKKFLLLDISKKELGKTQTYLSLGFDRYTLMATRANIIVDGRGDKEGDFFKVKTAFIMDELSKITDSELITAFQLYMDGEKYKGKIMINSINKKESDTSIVILGNPKNKIDLLGLFVNQQQLFKDTIIMESSDGEAFVSRITSLLNSWGCRTFSQIMKSKKESSLCSCLLLKEALVELREKNFDINLFQEALNIQWKSSSIRTQNSIEKGFEGFVKILFPEYIDNVSAYQIKERFNEFMFLYERAMEFRKTVDNQLKIINPSNNNSETTPMLHSNLKNVIFNINKPCIFSPHRIFINHENTKIEKIALDCVGIELNKKEAEILAKNGKAHDFSDISLVHYLGDDCSRYSLYASGANWGYNQNIPPDFYLVFNFLTGENELINKNSMSIFQKYSFGDLIKN from the coding sequence ATGAATGATACTATTATGAAAGCTTTACAAGAATTAACACCTGAAGAGATTCGAGGTTTATTTGCAGAAGCTATAGAAGTTGCTTCTTCTAAAAAACAGAAAAGAGCTTTCTCTTTTGAAATTAAAGATCGAAGTGTAGCTGATATTAATGAGCCTTGTTTAACATATGAGGATATAAAAGACTTGAGGTTTAAAGATGATTGTTGTACTATCAAAAGAAATCTTTCTCTTTTTGTTAAGGAAATAACATCAAATTCAAATAGTTGTATAGAAGTTATTGTACCTCTCAAAGAAAAAAGTATAGAAGGAAAAATATTCTTTAATAGAAAAGATTTAAACTCTTTTATTAGAAAATATGAGGGCTGTACTATATTATGTAGTGCTAATATCAGTTTTAGCCCTGCTCTTAACTGCTATTCTTTTTCAAACATCACTGTATATACTTACTTAGAACCATTAAAACAATGGAGTAAATTTTTAAGTGGAAAAAGCCTTTCAGAAAGAATTAACTTAGTCTTAGAAGTTCTAGGTTTAAATCCAGAGGTTTTACTTTATCACGAAAAAATAATTGGAATAGCAAGATTACTTCCTTTGGTAGTTAAAAAATTTCTATTGCTTGATATTTCTAAAAAAGAACTTGGAAAAACACAAACTTATCTTTCCTTAGGATTCGATAGATATACATTAATGGCTACACGTGCAAACATTATTGTTGATGGTAGAGGTGATAAAGAAGGAGATTTTTTTAAAGTAAAAACAGCTTTCATCATGGATGAATTAAGTAAAATTACTGACTCTGAACTTATAACTGCCTTTCAACTATATATGGATGGTGAAAAATATAAGGGAAAAATTATGATCAATAGCATCAATAAAAAAGAAAGTGACACAAGCATAGTGATTCTAGGAAATCCTAAAAATAAAATAGATCTTCTAGGTTTGTTTGTTAACCAACAACAACTTTTTAAAGATACAATAATAATGGAATCATCTGATGGCGAAGCTTTCGTTTCAAGAATTACAAGTTTACTTAATTCATGGGGATGTAGAACTTTTTCCCAAATCATGAAAAGTAAAAAAGAAAGTTCTCTTTGTAGTTGTTTACTGCTAAAAGAAGCCCTTGTTGAACTTAGAGAAAAGAACTTTGATATAAATCTTTTTCAAGAAGCATTAAATATTCAATGGAAAAGTTCTAGTATAAGGACACAAAACTCAATAGAAAAGGGTTTTGAAGGATTTGTAAAAATTCTTTTTCCTGAATATATTGACAATGTTTCTGCTTATCAAATCAAAGAAAGATTTAATGAGTTTATGTTCCTTTATGAAAGAGCTATGGAATTTAGAAAGACTGTGGATAATCAGTTAAAAATTATAAATCCTAGTAATAACAACTCTGAGACTACTCCTATGCTTCATTCAAATTTAAAAAATGTGATATTTAATATTAATAAACCTTGTATCTTTTCTCCACATAGAATTTTTATAAATCACGAAAATACTAAGATTGAAAAAATTGCTCTAGACTGTGTAGGGATAGAATTAAATAAGAAAGAAGCTGAGATTTTAGCTAAAAATGGAAAAGCTCATGATTTTAGTGACATATCATTAGTCCATTATCTTGGAGATGATTGTTCACGTTATTCCCTTTATGCTTCAGGAGCAAATTGGGGTTACAATCAAAATATTCCACCAGATTTTTATTTAGTATTCAACTTTCTTACTGGAGAAAATGAACTAATAAATAAAAATAGTATGAGTATTTTTCAAAAATATTCTTTCGGTGACCTTATTAAAAATTAA